One region of Thiomonas intermedia genomic DNA includes:
- a CDS encoding YgfZ/GcvT domain-containing protein codes for MPLSSCPLDSISVLRISGPQGADLLQAQLSQDFQHWQPEEAKLAAMLNPQGRMLADFVAVQTGPEQIALLLDASIAASALQRLRMFVLRLKCTLDDVSAQGSRYGLLGESADDYPAELAPPAQPWSVRPIAGGALLVRLPQADASVRCLLLAEAGQPALTELRARLADIPVLPASDWALQDIRAGLPHLVAATQQMFVPQMLNFEHIGGVNFKKGCYPGQEVVARSQYRGTLKRRTYLVSGAAAMQPAQEVVHTADPGQPCGVVVNAAVDAAGTWWALAELKIALAEQPGLHLGSIDGPALQVRALPYALTAPD; via the coding sequence ATGCCTCTGTCGTCCTGCCCCCTCGATTCGATTTCCGTCCTGCGCATTTCAGGCCCCCAAGGCGCCGATCTGCTGCAGGCCCAGCTCAGCCAGGATTTTCAGCACTGGCAACCCGAAGAAGCAAAGTTGGCGGCGATGCTCAATCCCCAGGGCCGCATGCTGGCCGATTTCGTCGCCGTGCAGACTGGCCCGGAACAGATCGCGCTGCTGCTCGACGCCTCGATTGCCGCTTCTGCGCTGCAGCGCCTGCGCATGTTCGTGCTGCGCCTGAAATGCACGCTCGACGATGTCAGCGCGCAAGGATCCCGCTACGGGCTCTTGGGCGAGTCCGCCGACGACTATCCGGCGGAGCTCGCGCCGCCAGCGCAGCCCTGGTCGGTGCGCCCAATCGCCGGCGGCGCGCTGCTGGTGCGCCTGCCCCAGGCCGACGCGAGCGTGCGCTGCCTGCTGCTGGCCGAGGCGGGGCAGCCGGCGCTGACCGAGCTTCGTGCACGCCTTGCGGATATCCCGGTGCTGCCAGCGTCCGACTGGGCGCTTCAGGACATTCGCGCCGGGCTGCCGCATCTGGTGGCCGCCACGCAGCAGATGTTCGTGCCGCAGATGCTCAATTTCGAACACATCGGCGGGGTGAACTTCAAGAAGGGCTGCTATCCGGGGCAGGAAGTGGTGGCGCGCAGCCAATACCGCGGCACGCTCAAGCGCCGCACCTACCTGGTTTCGGGCGCCGCGGCGATGCAGCCCGCTCAGGAGGTGGTGCACACGGCCGATCCGGGGCAGCCCTGCGGCGTGGTGGTCAACGCAGCGGTGGATGCGGCTGGAACCTGGTGGGCCCTGGCGGAGCTGAAAATCGCCCTGGCCGAACAACCCGGGCTGCACCTGGGCAGCATCGACGGCCCGGCGTTGCAGGTACGCGCCCTGCCCTACGCGCTCACGGCGCCGGATTGA